From a region of the Salmo trutta chromosome 10, fSalTru1.1, whole genome shotgun sequence genome:
- the tha1 gene encoding threonine aldolase 1 produces the protein MVTPTPTQVWCVCVNTQHTVQGGGRVLPLPFLQEVKVLADRYGLAVHIDGARMMNAAIAQKDAPSTILQNTHRQHLSVQDTVCVLQGLGAPEGTMLAAPQDYISRAVRCCKSIGRGLCHAGILSAAGIGGHGQHAGDRVAPGHLPGGHPADPPKAAALS, from the exons ATGGTTACCCCTACCCCCACTcaagtctggtgtgtgtgtgtgaacacacaacatactgtacaGGGAGGAGGCCGCGTGCTGCCTCTACCCTTCTTGCAGgag GTAAAGGTGTTAGCAGACAGGTATGGTCTGGCTGTACACATAGACGGAGCAAGAATGATGAATGCAGCCATTGCCCAGAAAGACGCCCCATCTACAATCCTACAAAACACACACCGTCAGCATCTGTCTGTCCAAG atactgtgtgtgtgttgcagggacTGGGTGCTCCAGAGGGCACCATGCTGGCTGCCCCTCAAGACTATATCTCCAGGGCGGTGCGTTGTTGTAAATCCATAGGCAGAGGGCTGTGCCATGCGGGCATACTGTCAGCCGCTGGCATTGGAGGACATGGTCAACATGCTGGAGACCGTGTGGCACCTGGGCATCTCCCTGGAGGACACCCAGCTGACCCTCCAAAAGCTGCAGCACTCTCATAA